cttgattaaaaaattttttaatcctgtAATCATAGTGGGATGTATGATGAGATTAGAAGCCCTGTAAATGTATATTGCTGTGATTTAGGTATAGTCCAGACACTGAATTTTAGTTAAAAATTACTACTTTGAAGGTTAAATAATTGATAACTTTGCTTAATAAACAGTCAGCTGTCTGCTGTTTGCTGCATGGCTGACTGGTTGCTGAATGACTGTCAACACTTAAAGCCATCCAGAGATAGGCAGAGCTAGTGCTGTTTGTGGGAACAGGAGAAGGAGCCTCTGGGGCTCCGCGGGAGGTGAGCCACTGTAAACCTCTGCTGGGGAGCAGCTTTTGGCCTGAGGCCTTTAACCAGTCTGGGTTGTTTCCAGAAACAAGAAGGTGGGCCATATTCTTAAGAGTTAAATGAAAAGTACTGGTTGAAATCGTAAAAGGTTAGAAAAGGTATTCCCCATTTTGAGATTACTTAGCAGTGGGGCACTGGTGACTGTGACTGCCCTGTCTCAGCCTTACCAGTTTCTGGTGAGCAGTTGAGAATATAGAGCAGGTCTATATTCTTTTATATTGACTAATCCTCCTAATTAAGGAGTTTTCTTTTACTTACTGGCCATAAGGCAGACAGGTCTGGCAATCGacattcccatttttcagaagagaaaatacaAGTACAGGGGCAAGGGTGCAAAGCTTTGACACAGCTCATGTCTGCCTAGGATTCTTTACTGCATAGCAGAAAGCACTGCAAATCACTCCTTTGAAATGAAACTGCAATAGTGTGGATAGCCTTATACTTTTTAAGGGACCAACTTCAGTGCATttcctttacttttattttatttcttttctccttattgCTTTACAAGCAGTACAGAGAGTAAGGAATATCAAAGAGGATTGCTGCCTCTCTATTTTAAAGGTAGAATTttgatccttttatttttttctgcagaCTCAGAGAACATATTGCTGATAAGAAAAAATTACCCATATTAATCTTTCCTGAAGGTAAGATGGGTAAGACGGGGCACTGCCTATCAAGCTGTAGTTGATAACAACAAGCACCAAAAGTGTGTGAGGAATCAGACTGTTCTAGAGTTGACATTCTTAGCCCAGATCTCTGCAGCCCTGTACGCATGGGATTGCCTTATTGGGGCTAGtaacttcttgttttctttttaaatttgttgaaagTCATAGTAACTTTttgatctttatatatatatatatatatatatataaagttatatatatattacttttggATAtccatatatatggatatatatatatatatatatatatatatatatatatatatattttaaattaggtttcatatgagcaatattgtggtttcaagattcatccatattatcaagttccctgcccgaccccattgtagtcactatctatcagtatagtaagatgctatagagttattacttgtcttctctgtgctatactgtcatCCCTGTGACCTgtctatattgtgtgtgctaactatagtgccctttaatccccttatccctcccttcccacccatccttcccacccccttccctttggtaaccactagtcccttcttgggttctgtgagtctgctgctgttttgttccttcagttttgctttgttgttatactccacaaatgagggaaatcatttggtatttgtctttctccacctggcttatttcactagcataataccctctagctccatccatgttgttgcaaatggtaggatttgttttctttttatggctaaataatattccatcatgtatatggtACCTTCTTGATCTTAAAAGTCATTTCTGGTAATGAACTTCGACAGGTATTACCTATAACTTTTTTAAAGtccttattttaaatgtattgaatTTGTTACTTATTGTGAAGAAGTTGTGTGTCTCTAGAGCATTTGGTCATAAGATTAAGGTTTGTTCTTAAATCTGCTTAGAACTGTTGAATTATTACTTAAGCAGGGATGACTTGTGAAATGAAGTAAAAAAGCCTATAATTTTGATATGATTTGAAtatttgaaatcattttatatcaaaataattaccttttaaaatttgtttaaaaaatggcagCCTTTAAAAACACTCACCTCCCCTCAATCCTGTTCTCACTCCACTGCAGGAACTTGTATCAACAACACTTCAGTCATGATGTTTAAAAAAGGAAGCTTTGAAATTGGAGGAACTATACATCCAGTTGCAATTAAGGTAAAACATGTCCCTTCTCCCCCCACAACAAACGGCAGTAAACTTGGTATTTATTTTCATAGAATTCAGGCTAAAATTTGCAAGAATAAAGAGCACTTGTGGACCCCTTACTCAGATTCTCTGGTTGTTTACAGTTTGCTCTGTTTGCTtgattattctctctctccctatgggTATGTGATCAAATATGAAGGGGAAGAGTGTGGGGTGGGGACAGACTGTGGGCCAGGCATCGTGTTAAGTACTGAGGACACAGTAATAAGTGCTGAGGACACTGTCCCTACTTTCAGCCACTTCCAGTTAAGTGGGGAGACAAATGTTTAAGAGTCACGTGAATAAACCTCCTGTTGCAGTGCTCCAGGGCTGGTTTGCATTTTTGATGATTTCTATCAAGCAACATAGCTTCTCTTCTTGGTAACAGAGCCATTGGGCCTGCCACCTTGTGAACACTGATGTGTATAAGAGAAGCCACCAACTCGTTTGTGACTGGGctgggttttttcttttgttttttctcagtATAACCCTCAGTTTGGTGATGCATTTTGGAACAGTAGCAAATACAACATGGTGAGCTACCTGCTTCGAATAATGACCAGCTGGGCCATCGTCTGTGATGTGTGGTACATGCCTCCCATGACCAGAGAGGTATTCCATAGATAGCAGCTAGACTTTGGTGCTTTATCTAATCAGATAAAGGCAAGAAAACCTTTACCTGGGTGTTTCCCTCTCTTACATCAGTTAGAGCTGACTTTCATTCTGCTTTCCTCAGCAAatgagtcatttttaaaaaatgtatttagctTTCTTCAAAGCAGGCCATTTTTACATTCAGAGGTTCTTTTCCATAATAGTTTTCACAATTGCTGTTGCCTTGTTGAGCCTACAGATATGATGGAATATTGTATCTGGATAAGACTAATGaaaagcttaataaatatttacacatGAACAAGTTcagctattgtggaaagcaatatggaggttcctcaaaaaactaaaaatagaaataccatttgacccaggaattccactcctaggaatttacccaaagaaaacacattctcagattaaaaaagacatatgcacccctatgtttattgccacactgtttacaatagccaagatatggaagcaacctaagtaaccattagtagatgaatggataaagaagatgtggtacatatacacaatgaaatactattcagctataagaaagaaacaaatcctactatttgcaacaacatggatggagctatagggtattatgttcactgaaataagtcaggcagagaaagacaaataccaaatgatttccctcatttgtggattataacaacgaagcaaaactgaaggaacaaaacagcagcagactcacagcctccaagaagggactagcggttaccaaaggggagtgggggaaaggagggtggaaagggagggataaggggattaaggggtattacgattagtacacatggtgtgggggggatcatggggaagacagtgtagcagagaagacaagtagtgattctgtggcatcttactacactgatggacagtgactgcaatggggtatcggggttactcgataatatgggtgaatatagtaaccacattgtttttcatgtgaaaccttcataagagtgtatatcaatgataccttagaaaaaaaaatatgtacactTGATAAAATCAAACAATACAGAACTGCCTTTTCTTGAAAGAACAAATGATATCTACTATAGTTGAGAATGGAATGTATTTGAGCTAAAATGTGaatcttatattttaaaacaaatctaaATTATAATGGGACATTTTAAGGTTATTATTTGAAAACTCTATCCCTAGGATGTactagtaattttttttcccctaggaaGGAGAAGATGCAGTCCAATTTGCTAATAGGGTTAAGTCTGCTATTGCTATACAAGGAGGATTGACTGAGCTTCCTTGGTAAGAGAATTTTCAAAAGTActatcacatttttttaaataaaaaaacttttaataatGTCATTTATTATGGTGGTTAGCTGGAGGTTTAGCTGAAAGTGGCAGTGGTTTATGCAGAATAACAATGGCTTAAATATAGTAGTTTTTCCTCTCACCGAAATGTGGGCAGTCCTGTGTGGTATGTCAGCTCAAGCTGTATTGCTCAACCATCCTCAATGAGCATAGTCAGTTTCTGGTGAAAGTTTTCGCTCCCCTTTGGCTTGCAAATGTCTGCCTTCTTTCCATGTATTATGTAATTTCTGCTTTGTGCATGAGGAGAAAggtgagggggagagggaggggcggaGTGAGTGAGCCAGTATGCTGATGTTTCTTCTATAAGGGCAGTAATCCCATCCTAAGGGCCCTAGCCTGATGACCTCATCTGAACCTacctacctcccaaaggccccatctctaaATATCATCGTACTGGGGTTAGGGCTTTAATATATGAATTTCAGAGGGAAACAAACATTTTGTCTGTCTTGGTGAGGGTTAGCTATACCTAATTTTAGTGCAAGCTGGCACCCAAGAGTCCATACTTTGtcctataaatttattaaaagtcCCTCTATCCTTTTGATAGAGTAGTTTTTCTCTCTCACTGAAACATGGGCAGTCCTGTGTGGTATATCAGCTCAAGCTGTATTGTTCAGTCATCCTCAATGTGCTTCTGCTTTAGGGTGGAGGATGGCTGCTCCAGGTCTAACCCAAACATGGCTAGCCAGAAGGAGTTAAAACAAGGACACACCCCTTTCTTTAAGAGCATAGGCTGGAAAGGCCCTAGCCTGATGACCTCATCTGAACCTACCTACCTCCCAAAGCCCCCATCTCTAAATATCATCATactggggttagggcttcaatatatgaatttcagAGGGAAACAAACATTTTGTCTGTCTCGGTGAGCGTGTTTCAAAAACACTTTATATGAAGAGTTCATTGGAGGCAATTGTAGCAATGTTATAGAAGGAGGATTTGGCTGAGTCAGACTGTCAGTCAGGCAACCAAGAACTTAGGAACCTGCAGAGGGCCCAGGACTCTAGAGATTAAGCTTCTGGAAGAAGGGTAACCTAGATTGTTATACTCCTTTATGGGAGGGTGGGGAATCTCTAAACTATTTCATCCGTTCACATACCTTGATACAACTAAGTTCACCTAAGAAAGCCATTTCTGGCATCCATTATGCTAATGAGCAAGGCACTAACTTCTACAGATATGAGTTTTCTACGTTGAAAACTCATTTCAAAAGTTGTTATGTGAATAGCAAAGCTTGGGAAGTTGATGGGAGATAAAGGTAGCTGAAACCTTAGAGGGGTGGCTCTGGAGGGAGGCCCTCTGATTAAATGCCCACTTGATCACCGCTGGAGTATGAGTCCCTAAGACAAATGTCTTCCCCTAAGGCCAAGACTAGTTCCAGATAGGTTAAGGCTTATATTTATATTACACTCTCTAAACTGGAATATGTTAAACTAAATTGCAGACCTCGTAACATCATGAAATGACAGGTTTACAAACATTGTAGTTTATAGTATCTTAGTTTACAAATGACCTTGTAATCCATGTTCATATATGTAACTGGCTTTATCTTCCTCATtcattgttttctgttctttACCCCTTCCTCTTACCTGGCGTTCCAGCCCAGCTCCTGCCCTGAAGCCATTATGAAAAGCTCAGAGCTTTGGATCAGTGGCTTCAGaccaaggaagggaagaaagcccAGAGCAGTCAGCCACAGCATAGACTCCTAATCAGATAGGCTTAAATGAAATCCGTCAGAAATGATCTTCAGagtttttcaatttccttttttaaggccaTATTCAGTTTATAATAAATGATTGCTTTTAATCACCTAggctcattaaaaagaaaattaactcaCTGCCTTTCCAGATGTATTTGTCATTCACTCATTGGGTTATGAATTAACATGTCTggattgtttttttcttgattaaatgAGAACTTAATTCTGTCATCTTAAACTGGCTTTTATATGTGGTTGCTACTCTCTTAATTAAGATCTGCTTCCATTACAAAGGGGAGTTGGGTAAAACTTTGAATTCCCTAGGGGAGACATGTCACAATTGGGGTActtacagcagcctgaggcctCCTGGGTGCTTGGGAAGGAGAACTGAGTGATGATATAGCATCAGGATGCTCGAGGGCAAGAGTCACCTTCCAATTTTTGCCAGGTTTGGCCTGGACCTCACAATAGGAAGAAgggcctttcttctctccctcccttccttaatTCTTACTATACAGAATTCATGTAAATGCTAGGAATGGTTAGAGGCAGTTCATTTGGTTAAAAGAGGCATTTGGGGACAATTCTGGGGAACTAACAACAGTTTCTAACCTTGTTTCATGAAAATTTCCTACACGTGACATCCTGGAAGATTTGTGGGCCGCAGTCTATTTTTAACTAGAGGACTTGCTAGTGGGGTGTGTCTTGGATTTGACTCTAGAGGCCAGAGCACTGCAGTGGGCTCAGGCAGGCATCTGTTTGTAGGTCAAGTTCTGCCTTCAGGGCATTGAGTTCACCAGCTAACCTGTGATCTATTCATCATTATCAGAGGGCACTCGGTAAACGTTTGTGCTTAACTGGGTTAAAGTTAAACAGGCACAGTATGAAGTAAGCAAATTCTCAATCCACTTTCCTAggagttaaaataaaaaaccttagattgggagagagagagagagcggccCCTGATAGTCCAGACTCCACCCAGGTCTTCCAGTttgttgtttctttgtgttgtccaaaGAAGGAAAGATGTGCAGAGTCCATGTGACCCAGGCAGGTCTGTGTTTTCACCACGCTGGAGAGAGTTCAAAGACTCATCATGTCTGCATTAAGGAATGCTGCTTACATAGGCACAGACTACTGGTTGAGGGGAGGTTAtgatttcattgtttgttttattctgggTCCTGTTCAGAATACAGAAGATGATAAATGCTTGAGATACATAGTGCTCTGAATGAAAATACAACTGGTTAGACATAGGATTAGATTTGAATAATGATTAAGCCATTTATCTTTAAGGAATGTACCCACATATATACAGTACTCTCACCATTTcttgtgtgtatattttaaattttccacATGGTTTTCTAGTAAGACATAGGTTGATTAGATGAAAAGACCAGTACTTTGCTTTCCTTAGGGAAAAAGATAGGTGAACAATCTTAGCTTTAATATAGAGCCCAAATATTGAATACAGCAGCCCTAACTTCTGAAAAGAAACTGAGTAGAGATAGTATTCTTTATTTCAACCAAGCCTCAGAGAGACTGTTCCTTCCCCAAAGtaacacacagctggtaagtggtggAGCAGAGACTGAACTCTGGGTCTTCTGCTTCCAAATCCCGTGTACTTTGCCTCAGAGCTGCTCAGCCACTTAAACATGGCTGGGAGCATCTTTtaacttttctctttctgttcccaGGGATGGAGGGCTGAAGAGAGCAAAGGTGAAGGATGCCTATAAGGAAGAGCAGCAGAAGAATTACAGCAAGATGATTGCGGGCAATGGAGCTCTCTGAATCGGACTGAATGACTGAACTCCACCCTGGAGATGAAACTTGACTCCCCAGAATTAGCCCTGAGAaatggactgtgtgtgtgttttttggaGGGTGGGCACTGTTTTgcattattgtttttgtttttttattgttaatcTTTCCTACAGAATGATTGTCTCTACCTCTTTATGCCAGAGGCAGAACCCACCAGTGCCGTTTTTGGCTTCCGCTGTTGTTAGAGCATTAGCCTCATGAATGTCAAGGTGGTGTACTGAATCTAAGCAGATTCTGCCTTTTGTAAAATGATCATGTCATGGTTGATTGAATGAAATATTTGTTCAGGGAAAAGTGCTTCTAAAACACTTTGGGTATTTGGAACTCGTTGATAGGGTAGTTCCCAAAAAATACCCTAATCTCTATTTTTATAATTAGCTTTCTCAATTGCTTTCCTTACCCTTCCTTCAGTCGCTTAAGCAGTTGGGATTCCTCATCAGGTCAGGGTTACCATCAGGGTCATATTCTACTTCAAGGTTGGAAAGAAAAGTGGAGGTTGGTAtttaggagaaaggacaagtttgtGGCCACCTGATTGAAAGTTGAAagcaaatgtaaatattttttactgGAGTGTTCAGAGAGAAATACTGTTTGCAAACTTTACCAAAGAAAAGTGAGTCCAGGTGACTGCATGTGTGATGGATATGCAGGCGCGGTGGGAATCAACACATTTTAGCCACCAACCAGTGATaaagttttcagttttccttGTTTATGTGCTGCAGATCTATACCTGCTGTCTCTCCCATCTACTGATTTGCTTGATTTtgtaacaaaatacattttcaaatagGAGGATCCTTTGATAGTGACAACAAGTCACACTGAGTAGTGTCTTCAGCAGCTGGACGCATGTGTGAAGTGTGCTGCACCTCACCCTCCACCCCTTTGCGGTTTATGTCAGAATGTTCCCAGTTTCTTAAGCTGAAAAAGTAAGTGGTAAAATTACCTTTTGGAAACTGagccttaaattttttaaaggggaaaataagtgTTTCCCGACTCACACAGCGTAAGCAATGTTTGGTAGCAATATAATGCCGTGTTAAACTCCAAGAGTGTTCTCTCTCTTCTAGTAACCGTGTACAAAATGTGAAACTGTCTTAgtgaatataaataaattctaTATTTCTAAATGTATGTTGCATTATTTCTCCTCACCTCTACCCTTAACTTAACTTAAGGAAGTTAAGTTCTTAGTATGAACAAggattgtttatttttcacaGCATTGACAAAAGTACATTTTATTAGACTGGAATATCTGGGAAATGAGAACATGAACCactgtttttggtttgttttttctttctcttttagctTTGTTATCTGGACTCTGGCCCTGTGGACTCTGCCCTGAGCAAAGTCACAGACTCCAGTTATCTTGTTGGGGAGCTCAGGCACCAATGACCTTTTAATGGGCTATAGGCATGTGTGCCACAGCACTGTGGGTGTCTATTCTTCTCACTGAGCTGGGTGGGTTTGACCCAAAGGAAAATTTGCAGACAGGTTACCCTCCTGGTCAGCTACTCTTTTGTTCTCACCTccattgtttttccattttttgtccCAAAGGCTGTACTGGGAGTGATCTTGACTAGAAATCACTATGTCCAAATATGTATGTTGGCAAGGCTCTTTgtcttgcctttttttcccccagaaataagagttcctttttctcttttacttttcatATTCAATATAACTTGAAGTAATAAATCCATTTTGTTAATTAGTCTGGTTCTCAGAAAAGCTGATATAACAACTACTGGCTCTTTCGCTTGGGACACCAAAAGTGTGTATCTTTCCAAGGGCACTGTGCAAGTAATAATGCTGTCACGTATCCACTAGAGAATGGAATGCTTTCTCAGTCAAAACTTTTGTAGGTCTTTGACACAATTACTTTTCTAGTAGTTTGAAGAGTTGCCATGTTACTGAAAACATGTTTTTAGAAAGCAAATATTGCTCAGATTTAGCTTTTGCCCCCCagaggtaattttttttatttgcctTCCTTAATACTGTTTTATACCCACATTAGAAAAATTGTGCCCAGACTTTGGTCTTCTAAACTTCTGAGTCTGTAATTGTAATGGGATGTTAAGAGTAGGCGGGGTTTGGTAGAAAAATCCCACTAGATAAAACCTTTCATCTAAACCTCATACAGATTAATTCACTGAGCCttgagatttccttttttattccaaCTCTGACCTggtcatatattttttttttttttgagagggcatctctcatatttattgatcaaatggttgttaacaacaataaaattctgtataggggactcaatgcacaatcattaatcaaccccaagcctaattttcaacagtctccaatcttctgaagcataatgaacaagttcttacatggtgaacaagttcttgcatagtgaataagttcttacatggtgaacagtgcaagggcagtcatatcacagaaactttcggttttgatcacgcatcatgaactataaacaatcaagtctgACCTGGTCATATTTACAGACATCAGGTTTGAGGAATTCTAAAGGTTTCTGAATATTCAGGCATAGCTTGGGTTAGGTGAGTAGCCACGAATGAAACAAATATACTCAGTGCACAGGGGAAGTAGTTCTGGATAACAGGCTAGTGCAAAGATCATCTTGAGGACAGTTTTCCTGCATAAGCAGACTTCCTAAGGGGCCTTCAGCTCTGCTGTGGTCATTTGCCATCATCCCCCCAGGCCTGTGTTGCACCTGGGCATGCTGTTGGTGTCCTGCGATCTACGTAAAGGCTGTTGGTTTCCTGTGACTACAGATAATGTACCGTGGTCATGAGGACTGCCTCTCGGCCAGAGTTGCTCTCTCTTTGGTCTCTGAAACGGGGTTTACTGCCAGGTCTGAGAAAGTtgtggtgggagggagggtgaagcTGAGATCTGAGGTTGGTGCTGAAAAGTAGGGGCCCTAGGAAGGGCCTTGACAAAAGCTGTgtgcttggttttgttttttaaccactGGCTTCTAGTGGATTGAGGGATTCATTACTTTCcttcttccattttctcttcttccatCGGAGCTTAATGGTCTTATTTCTGCTTGTTCTGTGGTTACCTTGTAAATTATAACTTGCAAACTTATCAAAGTCTAAACTTGATCACTATCCTTACACTCCTTGTGAATAATACAAGGCCTCTAGAACTTGAATTCCAGCCATTCGTCCCTTCCCACTTGCCAGTTTCTATGACACTATGAGTTTTAGTTACTTATATAATCCCACAAATTGTCGTCGTCATCATCATCGTCATCGTCATGGTTAGCACTTGTACAGTCAGTGATCACCTGCACTCTTACTGTATTATTTGTTCTTCCTCACCTCTCTTCGCATTTCTCAACCGGGGGCCACATTCCCTTAGGGAGAATCTGCTCATGGCTAACTCTCTGTTCTAGTTTTTCTGAAAGCATATTCATTTTGTACTCATTCTTGAAAGGTTTTGCTGGATGTGTAAGTTTATGTTAATACCGACAGTTATTTTTCTCTAAGTGCATTAAAGCTCATTCCATAGTTGGTATTGGTAAGTTAGCTACCAGCAGCATAATTATTACTTCTTTGAAGGTTaatatgtgtttttttctaaagaaCATGTTTTCATGGTTTTTTTGCTTTCTAAAAAcatgttttcagtgttttttgAGTGTATTAACATGTGTTTtcatattttgtgtgtgtatttaagagcattcctttgttttgttattttaccaTTTTGCTGTGATGTATCTAGGTGTGGGTTTCTTGTTATGTATCTTGCATGTGGCTTGCTGGGTTCTTGTCTGTAGATAGGTGATTTTTCATCAGGTCTCAAAAGTTCTCAGATATACCTTGTATTTTATCAGCGATAACAGGTTATTCAGGAAAACGCTATTTTATAGGGGAAGGGCGGAGTTGGGAGGGCTGTGCTCAGCAAAAAGTCCTTGGAGTAAACAGAAGTTCCACGTCTCGTGGCTTCTCATGGGTTGAATAGTGACAGTCTCTGCTTGGCTGAGCTGTAGCCAGCAGGTGCAAGGTGGAAGCCTTCTTCTCCCTGCTGGGTGGTAAAGTAGCTCCAACAGCATGGCGTCCATCCCTTCTGCTGGGATCTGAGATGAATGAAGAGTGATGGGCATGAGCGCTTCTCCTGCAGGCCTTCTGAGTCCATGTCAGTAAAGTTTCCCTTAGTTAATTTTTACTCCCTTTAGATAACGTCTTTGTCCCATTTTCCCATGCCTGTCTTTTTAGACGTCTGATTAAACAAGAAAAATTCTCTATCCTACATGTCCCTCAAtccatttttatatttcccatttctttgcCTTTCCAGATTTCTTTCTGGATCATTTTCAGTTGTGCCATTTTGCTAGTTCCTTGCTCAGTTCTGATTGATCTGTTGTGTCCCTTCAGTGATATTTTAActtcaatttttatatttctaatttctatgagttttatttgattcttttcaaatgtgcttacttttaaaacttctttaaatgttttgaagCATCTTATGCttgttgattttatatttttttccaaaaattccAAAATCCTACATCTTTTCAGGAGttgcatcttttttttccccctccctgtggtttttttttttgttgttgttaatcttatttctttgtgtgttaGGAGAATTTTCAtgatctgtcattttctttggaatTTTATTTCCCTTCAGGCCTTTAGAGCAATATGAGCAAACAGCCTACAGGCTAAATCCTcccctctgcctatttttataaataaatttgtattagAAGACAGTCACACCTATTTGTTTATACAttgtctgtgtttgtttctgcACTACAAAAGAAGTCAGGTAGTTGCAACAGTGAGTGGGTGGCCAAAAGTGtctgaaatatttactctctgtctcttcccctgAAATAGTTTGCCTACCCCTGCTCCAGGGCACTAGCGGTCCAGGACCACTTTAAACTACATTATTAGCTTGAGTTTTATAGAACCATGTAAACTGTGAGAATTTAGCCTGTAAACCTATAATGAGGGCCTATAAATAAGGGCCGTTTTGTGGTTTCGAATTCACTACATCATGTTTTTgagatacatccatgttgttatgtTTGTAAttagttcattccttttcattgccaAGTGCTTTTAAATCCTTAGGGgaaattaatttttccctttcacTTAGTGTTGAGGTTTGACAGACAATTGTCCTGGCTGCCCTCTGGGAGTTGGGCATGGGGTGATTTCTACTTTCTTCTTATTTAACAGATATGGCCCTTTGAGATCCCACCGGCAAGGAAGTGTTTCTAGTTAGGTTTCCCAGCCTGGCCCAGCCTTCAACTTTGTCTATTAACCCTTAGGcccttgctgctcaggaaatcACAGTTTGCTTGGTTCAGCCAGCACCTTCAAGGTGCAAGCCAGCAGCTGACCTCTCTGTCCTGCTTATCTCTCAGCGGTAACCTCTCTTCCCTCAGTCTTTGGACTGAGTGGTCATAACGTTCTTACTAGTTTATGGAAGCATTCAAAATAACTTTCTTTTATCATATAGAAAGAGGGTATGTCCAGGTTGGTAGAAATGAATTTCTGCGGCATgactctaaatttaaaaaaagtttctctGGGTCATTATTTTAGTATAAAGAGCCAAAACGCTCCTTTAGAATCTAACTGTTGATTTGCAAATTAAATACTCTGCTAAAGA
This sequence is a window from Manis pentadactyla isolate mManPen7 chromosome 5, mManPen7.hap1, whole genome shotgun sequence. Protein-coding genes within it:
- the GPAT3 gene encoding glycerol-3-phosphate acyltransferase 3 isoform X2, encoding MVWVLGVIVRYCVLLPLRVTLAFIGISLLVLGATLVGQLPDSSLKSELSELVHLTCCRICVRALSGTIHYHNKQYRPQKGGICVANHTSPIDVLILTTDGCYAMVGQVHGGLMGIIQRAMVKACPHVWFERSEMKDRHLVTRRLREHIADKKKLPILIFPEGTCINNTSVMMFKKGSFEIGGTIHPVAIKYNPQFGDAFWNSSKYNMVSYLLRIMTSWAIVCDVWYMPPMTREEGEDAVQFANRVKSAIAIQGGLTELPWDGGLKRAKVKDAYKEEQQKNYSKMIAGNGAL